The genomic region CCGATGGACTGCTCAAATATCTTTTTTGTCTTTGCGCCCGTGCCGGAGATGCTCCAGAGGAGCACTTTAGATGCGGGGTCGCTCTCCTTAACGTTGCCGTTCCAGACCGTTCGCTCAAGGTCGCTCTGTATCTTTTCAGCCTGAACGGGGATGCTCCTCAGTTCGCCCGAAAAGAGTCTGGGGTCGCTCATGACCGCTTCCAGAATTTTTTCGTTAATGCTCTTTTTGGCCGCACTCTCCTCGGATATCTCGAATGCACTCTCAATGGGTATCATGACGTGGCCATACCAGCCGAGGCCGAAGAACCCCTGATAGCCCTTTGTGGGTGAGGTTTTTGCGATGTATTTCTTTCCGGCGAATTTTATCATGCCGTAGTCTTTGTTCAGCACCATATCCATCTTAGCGCCGATGGGAACGTGGTGTCTGTCGGAACTGGCGATGACCATGCCGTCGGCATCCAGAATCAGCTTCACAGACCAGTCGTCTTTTGAGGTCATGTTGCGGAAGATACCCTCCATCTCGTTCGTAAAACGGAAACAGAGGCAGAGCACGCCCAGAACGTCCTCCTTCTCCTCGTTGCTTCTGGTCACCCTGTAGGCATAGATAAGGGATCTTTCATTCTGCGGCAGGAGGTCGCAATATCTGTAGACCTCCAGATACTCACCCTCAACGTTCACGGCATCTTTTATAAGGGGATCGGCGGTTTTTGTAACCCTTCCGGACTGATCCAGCTGAACCAGAACGCTGCCTTCGGTGTCCAGAAGGATGATGTTGTAGTAAACAGAATATTTTGCGACGTATTCCCTGAACCGCTCAATGAGAGCCAGCTTCATCTCCTCACGAAGCTGAGTGCGGTTCAGCGTGTCGCAGACCTCGCCGCCCTGTCCGCTTTTGCAGAGTTCGTCCAGTTCGGCGTTTTTTATTATAAAATCACGGATGTCGTCGTCCGTTGCAAGAAAGCCTATGTCGGCTGTCCTTTCGAACAGGTTGCGGATAAGGATATCCACAGCCACCTGCGCCTTTGCGCCTATCTCCTGAACGGTTTTGCGGATGTTCTCCAGCGCAAGCTGACAGAGGAGCTTGTTCGTCAGGTCGAGAAATCCCTTACGGGTTCCGGTCATATCGGTTCCCGTTCCCACCATCTGCCCCAGAATGGTCAGCAGATCCCACTGGGCGCCAAGCCGCAGCAGTTCCTCTCTGTATTCGTCCACACTGTCCATGTGGTTGATTACACCTAAAAGCGATTTCGGTATCTCAATATCTTTATAAGTGACCATTTCTTCGGCAGACATACTGTCACCCCCATCAGGTTAAATTTAGCTAAAACCGTGCCACATCATAAAAACAAATAGCATCATTAGATTATCTGAAACTTGTTAAACAAATTTAAATGGTCTGTAAGTAAAAATTAAAGATAGCTTAAATTGAAACTGCACGAAGGCGGGATTTTTTATACTGAAAACAGATTTTTCGCCAAAATAAAAAAGAGTTAGGAAATGGTGTTATTTTTCACAAAATTTCGGTGTTTAGTCCCATAGCGAAATTTGAATATTTTGTGTAATTGGAATTTTCAATAACAGAAAAGCGCAACGAATGAATAATGAATTTAAAAACGGTCAAAAAAGAATCGACCGACTAAAAAATAATCACCTGCGGGATGCAAGAATCACATTTCTGATGAAGGTAAGTTTCTCGTAAACCTCATTAGACAACACGAACGGGTAGGCATCCGCCTTTCCGACACTGCGGTTGAGGGAGTTCATAATTATAGTGAGTTCGACCCACTTTCCGATGACATCCCTGAAATTACCATTTTCAATATCAACATTAACAACACCGAAAGAAACGGCTGTTTCCAGTGTGTCCATCATGTGCAGATAGTGCGCCCACGTCTCCGCCCAGTCTTCCAGAGGGTGCATGGACGAATATGCGCTGATGTGGTGTTCAACCCAGTCCTCTGCGGGTCCGTTGGCGTAATACTCTTTAAGTGCGGCATCGTAGTCTCTTCTGTGGTCGCCGAAAAGCACATCGAAAGGTCTCTCCCACTTTGTCCCCTGAATAAGGGTCATCCAGAAATAGTGCCCCAGTTCATGGCGGAAATGCCCCAGAGTTGTACGGTATCTCTCGTTCATCTCCTCCTGCATGGAGGCTCGGTATTCCGGATCCGCCTCGGCGGCGTTCACCGTTATAACCCCGCTGCTGTGCCCTGTGTACACTATCTCCTCGAAAACGTTCGGGTTTGACCGCCTGTCCTCCAGAAAATCGAAACACAGCCCCGAAACAGGGTTCTCCGTCCTTGTCTGATAGGGCAGTCTGTTGCGGTGCATATTAAAGACCATGCGTCTTTTAGCCTCTTCCAGAGTGCGCCATCTTTTCACATTTCTGGGTATGGACTGATCAGGAATAATTCGTGTCAGGCGGCAGGATACACACTGCTCCTCGGGGTCGTTCTCACGCACAAGGATATTGCACCCCAGAGTGTCGGGGGAACGATGTTTGCAGAATCTGTAATGGCGGGTGTTCATGCCCATTGTGGCCGAAAGGAGACCGTTGCCCTTTGTTTTCAGGGTAAACATCTCCGAACCCACAATGTCTATTCCGACCAGTTTTCCGCAGTTGAAACAGATGGTGTTCTCAAAAAAGATCTCCGCTCCGCAGGAGCAGTAAAAACGTTTCATCAGTTTATTGCCGCGTTAAACCATGTATCTGAAATTGCGTTGTCGATATCATAAAGGGCTATCTGTACCTTATCCATAAAATCGTGCAGGTGCGCTATGTCTCCCTGTTTCGCTGTGAAGCTGTTCAGAAGTGTTATCACCGCCTGGGCTTTTTCCGCTACGGGAGCGCAGTTCGGAAGGCGGTTTGCGAGGATGGAGATGCTCTCTGCGCAGTATGCCACTGCTCTGGGGAACATAGCATCTTTGAGAAGAAAGTCAATAACGTCCTTGCTGGCCACCTGTCTGCGGACTGCCTGACGGTACATCTGATAAGCGTTCATCGCTTTCAGCAGGTTCATCCAGACTATCCCTTCAGTTCCTTTCAGCTTGTTTCCGCTTAGGATAAGTGAGCCGGCATCAAGAATACGGGTGGTGGTGTCCGCACGCTCCAGCAGTCTGCCCATCTGGAGAAAGGTATATGTGTGGTTTCGGGAGAGTCCGCTGGTGAGCATCCCCTCCAGCCTCTGTCCGCCCCTGATTATCTGGGTGAGAAGCTGATAGCGTCTGCTTCTGGTGGACACATAATCCTTCTCTTTTTTCGCCAGCAGATACAGTTCGTTCACAACCTCCCAGGCTTCCGTGGGCAGAATGTCCCTTGCGGTTCTGGTGTTCTCTCTGGCAAATGCCAGAGAACAGTAAAGGGAGAAGGGGTTGCGTTCGTCGCTTATCAGATAGCTCATTACGCTGTTTTCCGATCTGTCCTCATAAAGCTCGGCAAAAGATTCCTCGGCATCCATGATGGTTATCATGTTGTACCAAACGATATCCGTGCCT from Seleniivibrio woodruffii harbors:
- a CDS encoding alpha-E domain-containing protein; the protein is MLSRVANRVYWLARYMERAEDMAKLANVYANLMLDMPKGTDIVWYNMITIMDAEESFAELYEDRSENSVMSYLISDERNPFSLYCSLAFARENTRTARDILPTEAWEVVNELYLLAKKEKDYVSTRSRRYQLLTQIIRGGQRLEGMLTSGLSRNHTYTFLQMGRLLERADTTTRILDAGSLILSGNKLKGTEGIVWMNLLKAMNAYQMYRQAVRRQVASKDVIDFLLKDAMFPRAVAYCAESISILANRLPNCAPVAEKAQAVITLLNSFTAKQGDIAHLHDFMDKVQIALYDIDNAISDTWFNAAIN
- a CDS encoding zinc-binding metallopeptidase family protein gives rise to the protein MKRFYCSCGAEIFFENTICFNCGKLVGIDIVGSEMFTLKTKGNGLLSATMGMNTRHYRFCKHRSPDTLGCNILVRENDPEEQCVSCRLTRIIPDQSIPRNVKRWRTLEEAKRRMVFNMHRNRLPYQTRTENPVSGLCFDFLEDRRSNPNVFEEIVYTGHSSGVITVNAAEADPEYRASMQEEMNERYRTTLGHFRHELGHYFWMTLIQGTKWERPFDVLFGDHRRDYDAALKEYYANGPAEDWVEHHISAYSSMHPLEDWAETWAHYLHMMDTLETAVSFGVVNVDIENGNFRDVIGKWVELTIIMNSLNRSVGKADAYPFVLSNEVYEKLTFIRNVILASRR